In Pongo abelii isolate AG06213 chromosome X, NHGRI_mPonAbe1-v2.0_pri, whole genome shotgun sequence, one DNA window encodes the following:
- the LOC100446943 gene encoding putative uncharacterized protein FLJ39060 produces the protein MVDGRTRTIINDIFFTEPTPEMSSLPVCSHSSLSLNLISLMVIRRGIIKLVIHFRMYCPPRLKAKHIEPTLRPVPLKELRISHWPNECIRHSASVPMATGANGLETKDETKRNAEKCACSVFL, from the exons ATGGTGGATGGCAGAACAAGGACTATCATCAATGACATTTTCTTCACTGAGCCCACCCCAGAAATGAGCTCCCTTCCTGTGTGCTCTCACAGCTCCTTGTCGTTGAATCTCATATCACTGATGGTAATTCGCAGAGGAATAATTAAGTTGGTGATTCACTTTAGGATGTACTGCCCTCCGAGGCTGAAAGCTAAACACATAGAGCCCACGTTACGCCCAGTACCACTTAAGGAACTAAGGATTAGTCACTGG CCCAATGAATGCATCAGACACTCAGCTTCAGTTCCCATGGCAACAGGGGCTAATGGCCTAGAGACTAAGGATGAGACAAAGAGAAACGCAGAGAAATGTGCGTGTTCTGTCTTCCTCTGA